GCTCCAACTCCAGAGTGTACCACCGATACTTTCTGCTGGATGCTGATATGCAGTCTCTTAGGTGGGAGCCCTCTAAAAAGGAGTCGGATAAAGCCAAGATCGATGTGAAGTCCGTTAAGGAGGTGCGAACTGGTAAGAACACGGACACTTTCAGGACCAACGGCATTTATGATCAGATTTCAGAGGACTGCGCATTCTCTATTATTTATGGGGAAACTTACGAGTCTCTGGATTTAGTCGCGAACACAGCAGATGTAGCAAACATTTGGGTGACTGGACTCAGGTACCTGATTTCCTATGGGAAGGCTACCTTAAACATGATCGAAAGTACTCAGAATAACCTGCGCTCTTCTTGGCTTGGGGAGCTGTTCGATGAAGTGGACAACGCTGGCAACAAAAGCATCAGCCTTTGTACTGCTGTACAGTTGGTGAAAAAATTAAACCCTGGACTGAAAAACGTTAAAATCGAGCTCAAACTCAAGGAGTTGCACAAAGCGAAGGAAAAAATGGGAAGCAATGTTACGAAGGACGAGTTCGTTGAGGTCTATCATGACCTTTGCACAAGGCCAGAAATCTACTTCTTGCTCGTTCAGTTCTCTAGTAACAAGGAATTCCTCGACACCAAGGACTTGATGATATTCCTAGAAGCAGAGCAAGGCATGGCCCAGGTGAGTGAAGACACGAGCTTAGAGGTGATTAAACAGTATGAACCGTCCGAAGATGGGCGGCTCAAGGGATGCCTTTCTTTAGACGGGTTTACCAACTACCTTATGTCCAACGACTGCCATATTTTCGATCCTGAACATAAGACAGTCTGCCAAGACATGAACCAACCCTTGTCTCATTATTACATCAACTCTTCTCACAACACCTACCTGATTGAGGACCAGTTCAGGGGTCCGTCGGACATCACAGGCTACATCCGTGCCCTAAAGATGGGATGTAGAAGTGTAGAACTTGACGTTTGGGATGGACCAGACAACGAACCGGTCATTTACACTGGACATACCATGACCTCTCAGATCGTCTTCCGAAGCGTCGTTGACATCATCAATAAGTACGCCTTTGTGGCGTCGGAATTCCCATTGATTCTGTGCTTGGAGAACCACTGCTCCCTAAAGCAGCAGAGAGTCATGTTTCAACACCTCAAGAAAATCCTTGGGGATAGAATTCACAGCGATCCACCCAGACCTGAAGACACTTACCTTCCGACCCCCAATGACTTGAAAGGCAAGATTCTTTTGAAAGGGAAGAAGCTGGCCAGCACCTGTAATAGCTCGGAGGGGGAAGTGACGGATGAGGACGAAGGGGCGGAGATGTCTCAGCGAATGAGCATGGAGGCAGGGGAACCACAGACCGTTTCTCAACCTAAAAAGTTTCAACTGTCCAAAGACCTCTCTGACCTGGTGACCTTGTGCAAATCCATCCAGTTCAAAGACTTTCCGACGGCGTTCCAGAACCAGAAGCACTGGGAACTGTGTTCCTTCAACGAGGTGTTTGCCAGCAGATGTGCCACAGATTTCCCTGGGGAATTCGTCAATTACAACAAGAAGTTTCTCGCTCGGGTTTACCCCAGTCCGATGCGAATCGACTCAAGCAATATGAACCCTCAGGACTTTTGGAAGTGCGGTTGCCAGATAGTGGCGATGAACTACCAAACTCCTGGTCTGATGATGGACCTTAACATCGGCTGGTTCAGACAGAACGGCAACTGCGGCTACGTCCTTCGTCCAGCCATAATGAGGGAGCAGGTGTCTTACTTCAGCGCTAATACTAAAGACTCGGTTCCAGGAGTGTCGCCACAGCTTCTTCACATAAAGATCATCAGCGGACAGAACTTCCCCAAACCCAAAGGCTCAGGTGCCAAAGGTGACGTCGTAGATCCCTACGTGTATGTAGAGATCCACGGCATCCCTGCCGATTGTGCTGAGCAAAGGACTAAAACCGTCAATCAGAATGGGGACAACCCCCTTTTTGATGAAAGCTTTGAGTTTCAGATTAACCTTCCCGAGCTGGCCATGGTACGCTTTGTCGTCCTGGACGATGACTACATAGGGGACGAGTTTATCGGTCAGTACACCATTCCTTTCGAGTGTCTACAGCCGGGATTTCGCCACATACCTCTCCAGTCGTTGACTGGCGAGCTGCTTCCTCACGCTTGGTTGTTCGTCCACGTGGCCATTACTAACCGACGAGGCGGAGGAAAGCCCCACAAGAGAGGACTCTCGGTCCGCAAGAGCAAACGGAGCCGGGAGTACGCCAGCATGAGGATACTGCTCATCAAGGCTGTGGACGAGGTGTTTAAAACTGCTACACTGCCACTGCGAGAAGCGACGGATCTCAGAGAGAACATGCAGGTAGGAAAAGTTCTGTCTATTCCTCCATTCGTTAGTATCTAGGTACGGGTGGGCGGTAATACTGTGTATACTGCAgtgttttaaccctcctgttatgtttactTGTCAGGAACAACattggtgttcccgggtcaatttgatCGGATGCATGTTTAATTAACCAATTAATatccataataataattatccaaaaaaaaatccaaacaagcattgtggatattttattactaactattCTATCAATATTCAGTGCAGTGGTGTGTCTTAATTCTAACAGGTAATGATTCAATCAGGATAATCGctcgtttttcaaaaaaaaaaaaaagacatgttcaaacttttttttaatgtttcactactttactacttttgaaagaccaacatattatacataatatctttacataacattaaaacataacattgaattttgttttacattttgtgtattgcagggggttatatgttgatttcactaattaaggcaagcagaagaagttttatactgaaaaaaatacttttaactattttttctagatcttcaaactttaaatgggtcaatttggcccgtaacataacaggagggtcaAAATGGACTGTATCTCCaatagggctgtgaatctttgggaatcccacaattcaatTCAGAATTGATTCTTGGGGTCATGATTCGATTTTTTTCCGATTCTTTCGAAacagttggatttctttttcttcatcctccgtACTTTAGCggtgcaacaacaaacactgtaacaggacactacacgcctctctgtagcctaatagggagaggcagtaagagcaaaacgttccctgtcctgttgctgctgtcccgCGGAGCTCCCCCACTGTCgagctgagctttttaactgtacctcaGACTTTAGCTACTGTCGCGAGgagcttttttaactgttttgCGGAGTTTATCTATTGTcctgcagagctcagctactgtcctgcggagctctttgccagttaaaaagctccgtgtgtcacgtcttggcctcgtctcgtgtctctgtgtgcattccccacgtgacctgtgctcccctgtgtctcccgtctcagtacttttccacctgtgtctaatttgtagctccgccccttccccaggtgtttccaattctagtgtgttttatgttactataaatagccctcctctgccaccttgtcctccgtcggtctttgcaccttcctctgtcgtttgtctcgccacgtttactatagtttgttcacggtttcgttacgctctatgtatttcttgtatatttctagtcacgtttcttgcctgtttgtttctttgtttatttgtatatattcacgtatttatcctttgtacatattcccttaccttggtttgtacttatctgtctagtttagctctttgtttgttttccctgtttgtttatgtatatatatatatatatatatatatatatatatattcgttattattatattatgtcttacccgcatttacgtccgcctcccgtctggttcccgcgttacaccgtggtacagttaaaagccacgcggtacagttaaaaagctccgcaagacagttaaaaagctctgcggtacagttaaaaagctctgcggtacagttaaaaagctctgcggtacagttaaaaagctccgtgcgacagttaaaaacgcaaaaaaaaagattttttgaaaatgagaatcgattctgaatcgttcaatgttagaaacgcgatTCAAGCTTGAAtcaattttttcctgcacccctaatcTCCAAATGATGGTATTTTGAAATGACTAAATTACGaagggctccagactaacttttTTCAAAACTGttgcatttatttgtgtatttgccATTAATACAAAAATACCTGCCATAATGTCATAAATTGTTTTGGATTATCTTAACttaaccaagagtgtgcagatctgtcctcaaagctaaatgtgctacctagaagaatctaaagtataaaacatattctggtttgtttaaatgttttgtttacagaataattctgcatgttaaccctttcagacctgagctatcttcagtgatgaagagaaatgtaagaatgctgatttgtgtctgtaatgcacagaaaagaagattcTAATATTctcctataaaatatatataagaaaataaatttaatgaagtaaaaaatatatatatatatatatattttttttttatttccatttaattggaagcctgtgtaatattttatatttcatattgacctttttacttcCTAAACCATCCCTAGACTGTAAAAGAAAACATGATTAGCTGTCACTTTGCCTCAAATGCTCTAATACTGCTGTTTCCAGTACAGTAAATGGAGccagtagtgcactataggactctgtggtttggcctaagcttttgttcttaatggc
This genomic interval from Astyanax mexicanus isolate ESR-SI-001 chromosome 1, AstMex3_surface, whole genome shotgun sequence contains the following:
- the LOC103029681 gene encoding inactive phospholipase C-like protein 2 translates to MAEFTENCGLLSPSAAERAAELGGEEDGKARREVSAVSNGDCGGLSADTEAEAAATDIKSGIPRRTSIIKDGSRQRKERKKTVSFSSMPTEKKISSASDCINAMVDGSELRKVRSNSRVYHRYFLLDADMQSLRWEPSKKESDKAKIDVKSVKEVRTGKNTDTFRTNGIYDQISEDCAFSIIYGETYESLDLVANTADVANIWVTGLRYLISYGKATLNMIESTQNNLRSSWLGELFDEVDNAGNKSISLCTAVQLVKKLNPGLKNVKIELKLKELHKAKEKMGSNVTKDEFVEVYHDLCTRPEIYFLLVQFSSNKEFLDTKDLMIFLEAEQGMAQVSEDTSLEVIKQYEPSEDGRLKGCLSLDGFTNYLMSNDCHIFDPEHKTVCQDMNQPLSHYYINSSHNTYLIEDQFRGPSDITGYIRALKMGCRSVELDVWDGPDNEPVIYTGHTMTSQIVFRSVVDIINKYAFVASEFPLILCLENHCSLKQQRVMFQHLKKILGDRIHSDPPRPEDTYLPTPNDLKGKILLKGKKLASTCNSSEGEVTDEDEGAEMSQRMSMEAGEPQTVSQPKKFQLSKDLSDLVTLCKSIQFKDFPTAFQNQKHWELCSFNEVFASRCATDFPGEFVNYNKKFLARVYPSPMRIDSSNMNPQDFWKCGCQIVAMNYQTPGLMMDLNIGWFRQNGNCGYVLRPAIMREQVSYFSANTKDSVPGVSPQLLHIKIISGQNFPKPKGSGAKGDVVDPYVYVEIHGIPADCAEQRTKTVNQNGDNPLFDESFEFQINLPELAMVRFVVLDDDYIGDEFIGQYTIPFECLQPGFRHIPLQSLTGELLPHAWLFVHVAITNRRGGGKPHKRGLSVRKSKRSREYASMRILLIKAVDEVFKTATLPLREATDLRENMQNALVTFKELCGLSAVANLKQCILALSSRLIGADNSPVVLFNLKDQYPIMEAQGLLPEVLKKVATAYETMIQTSKTLLETSEGVYERILQVQKAAMEFHENLHDMAVKEGLKGRKLHKSVESFTWNITILKGQADLLKHAKAEVLENLKQIHYAALTCNLAKGGSAATPSAGSESRPRRSLEAIPEKAVGEEDISDEEEN